ATGCGAGGCACTCCACCGGCGGCACCTCGGAATAGTCCCGAACGATATCGGCCTTGTTCCGAAGCTCATGCGCGATGACGTTGAGCGTACTTTCCAGGCATTGGTGGATGTCCACGAATTGCCATTCGACGCTGTCGATGTGGGAGAAATCCCGCAGGTCCTTGACGATGGTTTCCACCCGCGTGACACCGGCCAGCGATTCAGCGAGCAGGCTCGGCGCATCGGCACGGATGAAGTCCAGTTCGACATGGCGCTTGAGCGTGGTGACCTGGCTGAGCTTGGGGTTTTCCGCAGGCAGCTCGGACTCCAGCTGCTGGTACGCCATGAGCACCGAAAGCGTGCGGTCCAGGTACGACTTCAGGCTGCCGAGGTTGGCCCGAACGAACGCGATGGGATTGTTGATCTCGTGCGCCACGCCAGCCGCCAGCAGGCCGACCGAGGCCATCTTCTCCGATTCGATCAGCTGCGTCTGGGTGCCGGCGAGCTTGCGGTTCAGTGAGGCCAGTTCCTGGTTGAGCAGCTCCAGTTCCACGTTGCGCTGCTGTACCGCGCGCTCGGCAAGGAGGCGTTCGTCAATTTCCTGGTGCAGGCGCGTATTGGCGTCATGCAGCGCCAGATTGGCCTCGGCCTGCATTTGATTGGCCTGACTCAGCTCGGCAGTGCGCACTGCAACCAGTTCCTCCAGTTGCTTCTGTCGTCGGCGATACCGCCGCTTCACGGCTTCAGTGCGCATTTTTACCAGCATGACGAGCAACGCCAGGAATCCCAGCACCATCAGCGTCCGGAACCACGCTGTCTGCCACCAGGCGGGCAGGATGTCGAAGGCGACCGTGGCCGGCGTGCCCCATGCGCCGACAGCGGTGCGGGCACGCACTTCAAAAGCGTAGTGTCCTGCGCCCAGGCCGACAAATCGGTCATCCGAATTGTTGGCGGCGTACCAGGTCGAGTCCAGCCCGACCAGCCGCCCCTGCAGCGTGATGCTCTCCTCGTGCCGGTAGGACAGCGCGGCGAACCGCACCTCGAACACCCCTTTGCCGTGCGGAGCACTGGGCGCCTGCGACGGTGAACCCGGATAACTGACGTCGCCCAGGCGGAAGGACAGGATCGCTGCTGCCGGTGGATCGGAAACGGCGTGGTAATCCGCGGCCCGGAAGTGGGCGAGTCCGGTCGATGTTCCGAGCCACACATCGCCGTTTGAATCCGCCAGGAAGGCTTCACTGTTGATGTCGTCACCGGCAAGGCCGTCGTCCGTGGAAAAGTGCACAGCCGCACCTTTCCGGTCGACCCGGTAGACGCCAGCCCCCGTGCCGGCCCAGACGTTTTCCCGCACGTCTTCCGCAATCAGGTAAAACACCTGGCGGTACTGATTGAGGGTGTCAAGGTCGGGCAGCACCTGGAACCGGCCCTGCTCATACCGGGCACGAAACACGCCGCCATTGGCCGCGTAGCTGACCAGGACATCGCCGTTGGCTGTCCCGCGCGCATGGGTGACATGATCGCTGCGCAATCCCTCGCGCGTCGTGATCCGGCGCCACTGCCCCTGTTCCCGCACCGCAAGCCCGTTGGCGCCCGCCGCCCACAGCCGCCCGCGCGTATCTTCGTGGATATCTTCAAATGTTTCGTGCGGATCACCGCCGGGCAGCGGTTCGCGGGCAAAGGTCCAGGTGCCTTCCTGGTAGATTCCGCGCAATAGTCCTTCGCCTTCGGTCGCCACCCACAGCGTTCCGTCGCGATCGATACTGAGGCGGAACGTGCGTCGCCCGGACACCATGCCAGCGTCAGCGCCGATCGTCGTCGCTTGATCCGTGCGCGGATCCCACCGCCGGATATATGGCGGTCCTGTCATCAACAACGAGCCGTCGGCCGCCTGCACCACCGAGCGCACCTGCATGCCCTGGCTGGCAGCAACCATCTTCCAGCGGCCACCTTCGGCACGGGCAAGGCCCTTGTCAGTGCCGGTGTAGAGACGCCCGTCACGATCTCGGAAGATGCTCCAGATCGCATTGCCCGGAAGCCCTTCTTCGATGCCATGGATCCGCCAGGCACCACCGCCCCGGAGCCGGAACAGGCCAATGCCGCCCACCCACACCGAGCCTTCCCTGTCGACCAGCACGACATGGTCCGCCGACGCGGGCAGGCCATGGTGCTGGTCGAGCTTCTGCGTGGTGTCGCCATCGACGCGCAGGGGGCCCTGCTCGGTCGTCACCCACAGGCGCCCCTGCTGGTCGACGTACAGCGCCGCCTTCTGCTGGATCGGCGGAACGGGAAAGGGGCTGGGGCGGAAACCTTCACCGGTGTGCTGCCACAAGGCGGTCAAGGAACGCGCCCAAAGGCGGCCGTTGCCGTCACGCGCCAGGGCATCGATCGGCGAGGCAGTGAAATCGTCCGAGCCCCCCACAGCCGTCCAGGTACCGTCCGCCCACTGAAGGACGTCCGAGCGTGCGCCCGTCCATGTCGCCGCCCAGACTTCGCCCCGCTCGGGCGAGCCCCACAGCGCGGTGACCTGACCTCCCGGCCAGTCGCCTGCGCGCTCGAATTCGCCGCCGGGTGTCCTCCGCCAGGGCCCTTCCGCCGTACCGGCCCACAAATGGCCGCCGGGCCCCACCGCCAAGGCCAGGATGTTCACCCCGGGCAATCCCGGCGCTCGCACAAATCGACCCTCATTGCGAAACGCCAGCCCCCGCGTGGTTGCCACCCACAGAACGCCCTCGGGATCCTCGGCGAGGTGGTTGATCGAGGAATTCGGCAATCCGTCATCGGGCCCGAACACATCGAACCGACGGCCGTCGTACCGCATAAGGCCATTCTCGGTACCGACCCAGAGAAGACCCTGCCGGTCTTGTCGCAGGGCCCAGACCGTGAGGTTGCTCAGCCCCTGGTCCAGGCCATAGGTGCGGAATGCATAGCGGCCGTCCGGCACGTCGGCAGGCGCCGCTGCGAGGCCGAACTCACCGGCCAGAAGGCCGAACGCGAGCAGGAAGCGCCAGACCCGTTGCCAGGCAGAGGTCACCCCGCGGGTACACCGCTGTCGATGCATACGCTGATCGGCCTGTCCGAGTGCGTAAACCTTCTGGGATCGCTACAGCGACGGTGACCATGGTACCTGCGATCGAGGGAGCAATCAGCTGGGGTCATCCGCCGTCACGCCCACGGATCAGGCGGCTTGACCACAGCCGCTCGCCTCACCTGTAACCCACGGGCGCTGCGCGTCTGCCGACCCCGCGGATGGCGGCGGATAAGGTGCTGCGCATGGGGTAGCGATGGCCCCTCGCTATTTGCGCCCGGGCCGGAAGTACCAGCGCAACGCCAGGCCAACGATCGCGGTGCAAACCAACCACAGAACGCTATTGGAAATGACGATGCTGACGGCCTCCTGCTCGGCCGCCGGGAAAAGATTGAGCGATCCCGCCTGCAGGTAACCGGCCAGCGAATACGGGAATCCCATCACGAAGACCACCCGCTTCACCATGACAAGAATGCCCGGCCCTTCCCAGAGCTCCCAATGCCGTGTGGACAGCACAATGGCGAGCATTCCCATCCAACCGAGCAGGCGGCACGTTTCCAGTCCCACGAATGTCCAGAATCGCCACACGGTAAACCTCATTTTTCCCTGCTGCGGAGGGGCAAAGTGTCGTCGGTGCGCCGTTGCCAGGCCGTGGAGCGCGGCAAGCCGCACTCCACGGCCGATCGGGAAACGCGCGGTCTCACGGCGCTGTCGGCGGCGTGATCTGGACGCTGATGTCGTACTCGTAGTCTGTCTGCGTAACGGTGGTGACCGCCCCCATTGGCAAGGTATCGATGCGTTGCAGTGGCCGCTGGCGTGCAACGTCCAGCACCAGTGTGGCATCGCCCTGCCCCGACAATTCCATCACTTTGACCGCCCGGCCTGCGCGAGTGTCAGCGCGCACCGTCTTGATCGCCGCATCCCCGATCGGCGAGACCATGGGCATTGCAGCACTGCCATCGTCATCCGGCAGCGCGGTCCAGGTCGTACCGTCCGTACTGTTCCAGAATTTGGAGCCGCTGCGCAGGAACACGACTTTTGTGCCGCTGCTCTCGATCGTCGTACGGCTGTGGGTGGCGTCTACATACTCGACAACGGTACGCGTCACGTTGCCGTCCACCTGTCCGCCGCGCATTTCCGAGCGGGTTATCACGCGATAGTTCCGCGTCTTCTCCAGCGCCATCCAGGCTTGCTCAAACTCCTGCACCAGTGCGGCGCGCTCGGTGGGATTGACACCGTCACCGGCGTGGCTGGCTTTTGCATCCGCCTGGCTATGGGCTGCCATTCCGGCGAAATCGTTCTCCAGCGTCAGGCCCTTCCGGTCGAACTGGCCCCGACTGTCGCGCGTCGGATCCGTGTTTGGCACCCATTGGTAGGCTGCGGAATAGCTGGGCAGGTCGTCGAACGTAAGGAGGGTGTCCGTGTTTCTCGGCCCCCCTTCCGCACCCAGCTTGCAGGTGACGGGCCCTTGCTCACCCATGTGATGGCAGGTCAGGCTGTCCTTGCCCTTGGGCAGGGTCAATACACCAGCAATCGGCATCGTTGCCAGATCCTTGCCGGAGATCTG
This genomic stretch from Tahibacter amnicola harbors:
- a CDS encoding two-component regulator propeller domain-containing protein, with protein sequence MTSAWQRVWRFLLAFGLLAGEFGLAAAPADVPDGRYAFRTYGLDQGLSNLTVWALRQDRQGLLWVGTENGLMRYDGRRFDVFGPDDGLPNSSINHLAEDPEGVLWVATTRGLAFRNEGRFVRAPGLPGVNILALAVGPGGHLWAGTAEGPWRRTPGGEFERAGDWPGGQVTALWGSPERGEVWAATWTGARSDVLQWADGTWTAVGGSDDFTASPIDALARDGNGRLWARSLTALWQHTGEGFRPSPFPVPPIQQKAALYVDQQGRLWVTTEQGPLRVDGDTTQKLDQHHGLPASADHVVLVDREGSVWVGGIGLFRLRGGGAWRIHGIEEGLPGNAIWSIFRDRDGRLYTGTDKGLARAEGGRWKMVAASQGMQVRSVVQAADGSLLMTGPPYIRRWDPRTDQATTIGADAGMVSGRRTFRLSIDRDGTLWVATEGEGLLRGIYQEGTWTFAREPLPGGDPHETFEDIHEDTRGRLWAAGANGLAVREQGQWRRITTREGLRSDHVTHARGTANGDVLVSYAANGGVFRARYEQGRFQVLPDLDTLNQYRQVFYLIAEDVRENVWAGTGAGVYRVDRKGAAVHFSTDDGLAGDDINSEAFLADSNGDVWLGTSTGLAHFRAADYHAVSDPPAAAILSFRLGDVSYPGSPSQAPSAPHGKGVFEVRFAALSYRHEESITLQGRLVGLDSTWYAANNSDDRFVGLGAGHYAFEVRARTAVGAWGTPATVAFDILPAWWQTAWFRTLMVLGFLALLVMLVKMRTEAVKRRYRRRQKQLEELVAVRTAELSQANQMQAEANLALHDANTRLHQEIDERLLAERAVQQRNVELELLNQELASLNRKLAGTQTQLIESEKMASVGLLAAGVAHEINNPIAFVRANLGSLKSYLDRTLSVLMAYQQLESELPAENPKLSQVTTLKRHVELDFIRADAPSLLAESLAGVTRVETIVKDLRDFSHIDSVEWQFVDIHQCLESTLNVIAHELRNKADIVRDYSEVPPVECLAFQINQVFLNLLINACQAMDQRGTITIHTEHDEHEARIRISDTGKGIAARDLKRVFEPFFTTKPVGMGTGLGLSVAYGIMQKHGGTIEVVSELGQGAAFTVHLPIHPVKPDGGDGEG